In the genome of Deltaproteobacteria bacterium, the window AGAGAAAAACCTTCAAGGATACAGCATTGCAACCTGCCTGAATTATATCTTTAACTTAAAAAAGGGTTTATTTTTATTCCACATCATATTATCTGCATACCATCTTACAGTCCTTTCTATACCCTCCTCAAACGAAACCCTACACCTAAATCCTATCTCTTCCTTTATTTTATTTGAGTCAAGACAGTATCTGTAGTCATGCCCTGGCCTGTCTTGGACAAACTCTATAAGTTCCTCTGACTTCTCCATAATCCCAAGTATGCCCTTAACAACATCAATATTTTTCCTTTCCTCGCCGCTCCCGATATTGTATATCCCCCCTCCCCTGCCCTTTTCCAGAATATTAAGGACAGCAGATGCACAATCAGAGACATACAGCCACTCCCTGACATTCTGCCCTGCACCGTAAACAGGAACCTTTTCATTATTCAATGCCTTTGTAATTATAACCGGAATCAGTTTTTCAGGATACTGCCAAGGACCATAATTATTGGAAGGTCTTACTGTAATTACAGGAAGTCCATAAGTCCTATGGTATGCCCTGCCCAGCATATCAGCAGCTCCCTTGCTGACTGAATAAGGGGAATTTGGATTTAAAGGGGTTGCCTCAGAAAAACTTCCATCTTCCCCAAGTTCACCATAAACCTCATCAGTGGATATGTTTACAAACCTTTCTACATTATACTTTCTGGCAATATCCAGCAGGACATAAGTCCCCTTTACATTTGTATCTAAAAAGGGATAGGCATCGGATATACTCCTGTCAACATGGGTCTCTGCTGCAAAGTGAATAACACCATCTATTTTCTCCTTTTTAAAAATATCTTCCACCGCTTCCCTGTGTGTAATGTCTGCATTGTAAAACTTAATCTTATCTTCAACAGATTTTATTCTATCCAAGTCACCTGCATAGGTTAGTGTGTCAGCCACTACCATATCATAGCCGCATTCCACACCCTGTCTTACAAACTCACTGCCTATAAAACCCGCGCCACCTGTGACTAAAAGTTTCATATTAAAATACCCTCTCTCCATGTTTTGTATAATCCTCTACATATCTATCAATACCATCCTCCCAATCAGGTATGGCAGCATCAACGGCTTTTGAAATCTTATTATTAGACATGGCAGAAAAGTAAGGCCGTTTTGCAGAACATGGAAAATAATCTGAACGGACAGGTAAAATTAGGTTTTTCTTTCCGAGTTTTTCTAAAAAATATCTTGCAACCTCATATCTTGATGCATAACCGCTGTTTGTTAAGTGATAGATACCTTTTAACCCTTTTCCCAGTGCAGACAGGGTTGTCTTTGCAATATCATTTACATAGGTAGGCACTGAAATCTGGTCGCTGACAATCCTTATAACCTTGTTCTTATCTGCCAAATCCAGTAACTTACAAAGAAAGTTTTGTCTCCCCTTTCCAAATACCCAACTCACTCTGAATAATAAGAAATTGTCTGTTTCATCCTGCAAATATCTTTCCCCTGACAATTTACTTTTCCCATAATTGTTAATGGGGATTGGCTCATCATCTTCTGTATAAAAATCCTCTTTTTTGCCGTCAAATACATAATCGGTTGAATAGTGCACAAAAAAGGCATTAAATCTCTTTGATGCTGCTGCTAGATTTTTAACGCCGTGTGCATTGACTCTAATGGCGGTCTCAATATCATCTTCAGATTTATCAACCAGATTATATGCGGCACAATTCAGAATCACATCAGGGTTTAAACTGCCAACGCATTTTTCCACAGCATTTAAGTCAGATATATCCAGTTCCTCTTTTGTGAGGGTTATTATATCTTCCTTATTCAATATCCTTATAAATTCTCTGGCAAGTTGACCATTTGCCCCTGTAATTAAAAATCTCACACTACCCCAAAATTATTATCTGCAAATTTTAGCTGCGGGAGTATCTTATCTTTTTCTGAAAGAATCGGCTCTTTTATATGCCATTCAATCTTGATGTCAGGGTCATTCCATATTATACCCCTTTCATCTTGGGGGGAGTATTCCTTTGTGCATTTATATATTACCTCTGCAAAATCGCTCAACACAACATAACCATGTGCAAAACCTTTTGGAACATAAAGCATATTATGTTCTTCGCTGGACAGTTCTATACCCACCCACTGCCCGTATGTGGGTGAACCCTTTCTTATATCAACAGCAACATCAAATATCTCTCCTCTTACGCACTGCACAAGTTTCCCCT includes:
- the rfbC gene encoding dTDP-4-dehydrorhamnose 3,5-epimerase; amino-acid sequence: MPFNFKRLSISDIILIEPKVFADERGAFSEAYKHSDFVCVGIAEYFIQDNYVKSVKGVLRGLHYQKNPKSQGKLVQCVRGEIFDVAVDIRKGSPTYGQWVGIELSSEEHNMLYVPKGFAHGYVVLSDFAEVIYKCTKEYSPQDERGIIWNDPDIKIEWHIKEPILSEKDKILPQLKFADNNFGVV
- the rfbB gene encoding dTDP-glucose 4,6-dehydratase, which produces MKLLVTGGAGFIGSEFVRQGVECGYDMVVADTLTYAGDLDRIKSVEDKIKFYNADITHREAVEDIFKKEKIDGVIHFAAETHVDRSISDAYPFLDTNVKGTYVLLDIARKYNVERFVNISTDEVYGELGEDGSFSEATPLNPNSPYSVSKGAADMLGRAYHRTYGLPVITVRPSNNYGPWQYPEKLIPVIITKALNNEKVPVYGAGQNVREWLYVSDCASAVLNILEKGRGGGIYNIGSGEERKNIDVVKGILGIMEKSEELIEFVQDRPGHDYRYCLDSNKIKEEIGFRCRVSFEEGIERTVRWYADNMMWNKNKPFFKLKI
- the rfbD gene encoding dTDP-4-dehydrorhamnose reductase, with the translated sequence MRFLITGANGQLAREFIRILNKEDIITLTKEELDISDLNAVEKCVGSLNPDVILNCAAYNLVDKSEDDIETAIRVNAHGVKNLAAASKRFNAFFVHYSTDYVFDGKKEDFYTEDDEPIPINNYGKSKLSGERYLQDETDNFLLFRVSWVFGKGRQNFLCKLLDLADKNKVIRIVSDQISVPTYVNDIAKTTLSALGKGLKGIYHLTNSGYASRYEVARYFLEKLGKKNLILPVRSDYFPCSAKRPYFSAMSNNKISKAVDAAIPDWEDGIDRYVEDYTKHGERVF